One Frankia alni ACN14a DNA window includes the following coding sequences:
- the recX gene encoding recombination regulator RecX yields MVGAGRRDAGRRPAAGTDAAGDPGAGRPADPVVVAREICLRQLAARARSRAELAATLRRRGVTDDVAATVLDRLTAVGLVDDKAFAAAFVSSARTHRGLGRQALAAELRRRGVQPDVVEGATSALAAQDEEDAARDLVRRRLRSMDRLPEQARTRRLLAMLMRRGYPAELAIRVVQELVGAGTEEEEPPTWDDGDLGPSA; encoded by the coding sequence ATGGTGGGAGCCGGTCGGCGCGACGCCGGCCGCCGTCCGGCCGCCGGCACCGACGCCGCAGGCGATCCCGGTGCCGGTCGGCCGGCCGATCCGGTCGTCGTCGCGCGGGAGATCTGCCTGCGCCAGCTGGCGGCGCGGGCGCGTAGCAGGGCCGAACTGGCCGCGACCCTGCGCCGTCGAGGCGTGACCGACGACGTCGCCGCGACGGTGCTCGACCGACTGACCGCAGTCGGGCTCGTCGACGACAAGGCCTTCGCCGCCGCCTTCGTGTCCTCGGCGCGTACCCACCGCGGGCTGGGTCGGCAGGCACTCGCCGCGGAGCTGCGTCGGCGGGGAGTCCAGCCGGACGTGGTCGAGGGGGCCACGTCCGCTCTCGCCGCGCAGGACGAGGAGGACGCGGCCCGGGATCTGGTCCGGCGCCGGTTGCGATCGATGGACCGGCTGCCCGAGCAGGCGCGGACGCGACGGCTGCTGGCCATGCTCATGCGGCGGGGCTATCCGGCCGAGCTCGCGATCCGGGTCGTGCAGGAGCTGGTCGGCGCCGGTACCGAAGAGGAGGAGCCGCCGACGTGGGACGACGGCGACCTCGGCCCCTCCGCCTGA